In the Leptospira limi genome, one interval contains:
- a CDS encoding esterase/lipase family protein: MIRKSLLAFFVTAMMATPVLASSGSSSKPLAGTYPIILSHGLFGWGENSGGIISIVNYWGGTDDYLRSQGATVYAPSKTAANSNEVRAAELKAAILTYAAATNYSGKFHILGHSQGGLDSRYMVSNLGLSSRVATLTTLNTPHYGSPIADIIKTVLPGWIQPFVASIVETLVKVVYGGTNQQNALAALSSLTKEGLSTFNSYTPNQSGVKYFSYGSYITLPDLIQHPLMGILHPACAAGGLFQGQGATNDGLVPLSSQKWGTWKGGPSYGIFTTGVDHLQVSNTLRSGSLWYDVEGFYMNMASNMKANQ, encoded by the coding sequence ATGATTCGAAAAAGTCTTTTGGCCTTTTTTGTGACTGCCATGATGGCAACCCCAGTTCTTGCGAGTTCTGGTTCTTCTTCTAAACCACTTGCGGGAACCTACCCGATCATTTTATCACATGGCCTTTTTGGATGGGGCGAAAATTCTGGTGGGATCATTAGTATTGTCAACTATTGGGGTGGAACAGATGACTACCTCAGAAGCCAAGGAGCTACTGTATACGCTCCATCAAAAACAGCAGCTAACTCCAATGAAGTGAGAGCAGCTGAATTAAAAGCCGCTATCTTAACTTATGCAGCAGCCACTAACTACTCTGGCAAATTCCATATCCTTGGCCACTCCCAAGGTGGTCTCGATAGTCGTTATATGGTTTCCAACTTAGGACTTTCCAGTCGAGTGGCAACCCTCACAACACTCAATACTCCTCATTATGGTTCACCAATTGCAGATATCATTAAAACTGTCCTTCCAGGTTGGATCCAACCATTTGTGGCAAGCATTGTAGAAACACTTGTGAAAGTAGTTTATGGTGGAACCAACCAACAGAATGCACTTGCAGCTTTATCTTCTCTTACCAAAGAAGGTTTATCTACATTTAACTCTTACACTCCCAATCAATCAGGTGTGAAGTATTTCTCGTATGGTTCTTATATCACCCTTCCTGATTTAATCCAACACCCACTGATGGGAATTTTGCACCCTGCATGTGCTGCTGGTGGACTTTTCCAAGGACAAGGGGCAACAAATGATGGTCTTGTTCCACTTTCTTCTCAAAAATGGGGAACTTGGAAAGGAGGTCCCTCTTACGGAATCTTTACCACTGGAGTTGACCATTTACAAGTGTCGAATACACTTCGATCTGGAAGTTTATGGTATGATGTAGAAGGATTTTATATGAATATGGCTTCCAATATGAAGGCGAACCAATAA
- a CDS encoding lipase chaperone family protein has translation MHTKYLRFVSFGAIVIIFVFVIYQFTKPNDFGSSNEENPNDKAESFFRTQSDGFSVDPFYLESAKSIFSPDGQFLRFDEIIAKAKSGDLNLISELWNLRRQCPEGSTREQCHEYIKAFIQNEYSGEDAKKLLNLLTNYLKYEEAMVQLDPSSKSFTNAERYEQIKQLRRKYFSKDDADLIFGLEEATADFSFNRKNFLEETKNLKADERIRLYEDYRKKSFGNYYNAVVNREPQYDKFETEMDLRQNELVKLSGTERESKEREVRIRYFGKDGNDRMEKVLREMKEEEERISKLEIEEKNLLKNNPNLSNAEKEKKLMELRIKTLGNKELAEEYTRRLEYENSLKNSGN, from the coding sequence ATGCATACAAAATACCTTCGTTTCGTAAGTTTCGGCGCCATTGTTATTATCTTTGTATTTGTGATCTATCAATTCACAAAACCGAATGATTTTGGATCTTCCAATGAAGAGAACCCAAATGACAAAGCTGAGTCTTTTTTTCGCACCCAAAGTGATGGTTTTTCCGTGGATCCTTTTTATTTAGAATCAGCGAAATCAATTTTTTCACCCGATGGTCAGTTTTTGCGATTTGACGAGATCATCGCTAAAGCAAAGTCAGGTGATCTAAACTTAATTTCTGAATTATGGAACTTACGCCGGCAATGCCCAGAAGGTAGCACAAGGGAACAATGCCACGAATACATCAAAGCTTTTATACAAAATGAGTATTCTGGTGAAGATGCAAAAAAACTATTAAACTTACTTACCAATTATTTGAAATACGAAGAAGCCATGGTACAATTAGATCCTAGTTCCAAGTCTTTCACGAATGCCGAACGTTACGAACAAATCAAACAACTGAGAAGGAAGTATTTTTCCAAAGACGATGCAGATCTGATATTTGGATTGGAAGAAGCCACTGCCGATTTTAGTTTTAATCGAAAGAATTTTTTAGAGGAAACTAAAAACCTAAAAGCGGACGAACGAATTCGATTGTACGAAGATTATCGCAAAAAATCCTTTGGTAATTATTACAACGCCGTAGTGAATCGTGAACCACAATATGATAAATTTGAAACGGAAATGGACCTCAGACAAAACGAATTGGTCAAACTCTCAGGCACAGAACGCGAATCAAAAGAACGTGAAGTACGAATTCGTTATTTTGGGAAAGATGGTAATGACCGAATGGAAAAAGTTTTGAGAGAAATGAAAGAAGAGGAAGAAAGAATTTCAAAACTAGAAATTGAAGAAAAAAACTTACTCAAAAACAATCCAAATTTATCAAATGCGGAAAAAGAGAAAAAATTGATGGAACTTCGCATTAAAACTTTAGGTAACAAAGAACTCGCAGAAGAATACACTCGTCGATTGGAATATGAGAATTCACTCAAAAATTCCGGGAATTAA
- a CDS encoding TetR/AcrR family transcriptional regulator: MNVQLKLGVNQTFTKREQTKQKIFRTAIVLFQKEGYETTTMRMIAKEAKVSLGLTYYHFQSKEALVLEFYKSSQKELIRQSELFFKTTKDFKARYKFIVTTQLELFSHHKKFLQVLARQAGDPTYPLSPFSSESESLREEAVGIIRLAMMTSNTKLREDLSKVLPDLLWMQQMGILFFWLSDPTKSFQNTKLMIHDSLDLTFKLIKLSNFPLFKSVMGPIFRMVRLAKLKS; encoded by the coding sequence ATGAACGTACAACTCAAACTAGGGGTGAATCAAACATTCACAAAAAGGGAACAAACCAAACAAAAGATTTTTCGAACGGCAATTGTCCTATTTCAAAAAGAAGGGTATGAGACAACTACAATGCGAATGATCGCAAAGGAAGCCAAAGTTTCATTGGGACTTACTTATTACCATTTCCAATCCAAAGAAGCTTTGGTATTAGAATTCTATAAAAGTTCTCAGAAGGAATTGATCAGACAATCGGAATTGTTTTTCAAAACAACAAAAGATTTTAAGGCGCGTTATAAGTTTATCGTCACAACACAATTAGAGCTTTTTTCCCATCATAAAAAATTCTTACAGGTCCTTGCAAGACAAGCTGGAGATCCAACCTATCCTCTATCACCATTTAGTTCTGAGAGTGAGAGTTTACGTGAAGAAGCTGTAGGAATCATACGTCTTGCGATGATGACTTCTAATACAAAATTACGAGAGGACTTGAGTAAAGTTTTGCCTGATCTTCTTTGGATGCAACAAATGGGGATATTGTTTTTTTGGTTAAGTGATCCTACCAAATCATTTCAAAACACAAAATTGATGATCCATGATTCTTTGGATCTGACTTTTAAACTCATCAAACTTTCCAATTTCCCATTGTTCAAAAGTGTAATGGGACCCATCTTTCGGATGGTCAGACTTGCAAAATTGAAATCATAA